The Halomonas sp. HAL1 genome segment TGAGCTAACTGGCATGCTTGCGGTTGATCAGATAAATTGCGCTTACTTTTGGAAAAGGACGTCAGCAATGACTCCATTTTCCGATAACTAGCGTGCTCAACACGTAGTGACTTACACAACAATCGACTTAATGGGTGATGTATGGCGAAGCTTGCGCATGCGCAGTGGTCATCGCGAATGACCTTTGTGCTGGCCGCCGCTGGTTCAGCGGTGGGTCTAGGGAATATATGGAAATTTCCGTATATGGTGGGTGAAAGCGGCGGCGCTGCTTTCGTCTTTGTGTATTTACTTTGTATCGCGCTGATTGGCTTGCCTATTCTCGTCTCCGAGTGGCTACTGGGGCGGCGTGGACAGAAGAACCCTGCCAGCACGATGTCAGAACTGGCCCGCACCGCAAACAAGCCAAAAGCATGGGCCATTGTCGGCATTAGCGGCATTGTTGGGGCCTTTTTGATTTTGTCGTTTTACAGCGTGATTGGTGGCTGGTCGCTCTACTACACCGTTAACTCAGTGAGCGGTGCCTTTAGCGGTCAAGACGCCGACGGGATTGGCGCCCTGTTTAATGGCATGCTGAGTAACCCAAGCTTACTGCTGTTGGGCCATTCGATCTTTATGCTACTGGTGATTGGCATTGTCGCCCGCGGTGTTACCAAAGGGCTTGAAGGCGCTGTACGCATTCTAATGCCAGTACTCGCGCTGCTGCTCGTTGTGCTGATCGGTTACGGCATGTCGACCGGCCACTTTGGTGAAGCGTTGACGTACATGTTCAACCCGGACTGGAGCAAGCTCAGCGCAGAAACCGTGCTGGCCGCCTTAGGTCACGCCTTCTTCACCCTCTCACTGGGTATGGGCATCATGATGGCTTACGGCTCTTACTTGGGCAAAGAGATCAACCTGCTACAAACCGCCCGCACGGTCATCATCATGGACACCGTCATTGCCCTAGGCGCCGGTTTAGCCATTTTCCCGATTGTGTTTGCCAACAACCTGGATCTTGCCTCAGGCCCTGGGCTGATTTTCGTCACTCTGCCGCTAGCATTTGGCAATATGGATGGTGGCTTGATCCTAGGCTTGATGTTCTTCTTGCTGCTTACGT includes the following:
- a CDS encoding sodium-dependent transporter yields the protein MAKLAHAQWSSRMTFVLAAAGSAVGLGNIWKFPYMVGESGGAAFVFVYLLCIALIGLPILVSEWLLGRRGQKNPASTMSELARTANKPKAWAIVGISGIVGAFLILSFYSVIGGWSLYYTVNSVSGAFSGQDADGIGALFNGMLSNPSLLLLGHSIFMLLVIGIVARGVTKGLEGAVRILMPVLALLLVVLIGYGMSTGHFGEALTYMFNPDWSKLSAETVLAALGHAFFTLSLGMGIMMAYGSYLGKEINLLQTARTVIIMDTVIALGAGLAIFPIVFANNLDLASGPGLIFVTLPLAFGNMDGGLILGLMFFLLLTFAALTSAISLLEPVVEFIEERTPLRRVMATVVAGVGAWLLGIAALLSFNVWSEPLMFGLGVFDLLDTLTSKIMLPLTGLGAILFAAWCLDRKSVEAELELSATGKSVWNIIARYVAPAGVIAVFVTGLI